One window of Biomphalaria glabrata chromosome 6, xgBioGlab47.1, whole genome shotgun sequence genomic DNA carries:
- the LOC106072208 gene encoding circumsporozoite protein-like — translation MCQSFQVINVNVNVYANANANVYANANVYANANVNVYANANVNVYANANVNVYANANANVNVYAYANVNVYANANTNANVNVYANVNIYANVNVYANANANVYAYVNANANVNVYANANVYANANVNANVNVNVNVYANVNANVNANVYAYANANIYANANIYANANANVNANVNANVNVYANVNVYANANVYAYAYANVYANANIYANANANVNVYINVNVYANANANVYAYVNANANVNVYANANAKANVYANANVNVYANVYANANVNANVNVNVYANVNANVYAYAYANVYANTNIYANANANVNANANANVNTNANMYANANANVNANANANVNVNVNANVNVNANVNVNANVNVNVNANANVNVNANVNANVNAKSNVYANVNANVYAYAYANVYANTNIYANAYVNANANANVNANANIYANANVNANANANVNASVNANVNANVNANVNVNANVNVNVNANVNANVNANVYANVNVYANVYANANVNANVNAKC, via the exons ATGTGCCAG agctttcaAGTCATTAATGTTAATGTTAATGTTTATGCTAATGCTAATGCTAATGTTTATGCTAATGCTAATGTTTATGCTAATGCTAATGTTAATGTTTATGCTAATGCTAATGTTAATGTTTATGCTAATGCTAATGTTAATGTTTATGCTAATGCTAATGCTAATGTTAATGTTTATGCTTATGCTAATGTTAATGTTTATGCTAACGCTAATACTAATGCTAATGTTAATGTTTATGctaatgttaatatttatgCTAATGTTAATGTTTATGCTAATGCTAATGCTAATGTTTATGCTTATGTTAATGCCAATGCTAATGTTAATGTTTATGCTAATGCTAATGTTTATGCTAATGCTAATGTCAATGCTAATGTCAATGTTAATGTTAATGTTTATGCTAATGTTAATGCTAATGTTAATGCTAATGTTTATGCTTATGCTAATGCTAATATTTATGCTAATGCTAATATTTATGCTAACGCTAATGCTAATGTTAATGCTAATGTAAATGCTAATGTTAATGTTTATGCTAATGTTAATGTTTATGCTAATGCTAATGTTTATGCTTATGCTTATGCTAATGTTTATGCTAATGCTAATATTTATGCTAACGCTAATGCTAatgttaatgtttatattaatgtTAATGTTTATGCTAATGCTAATGCTAATGTTTATGCTTATGTTAATGCCAATGCTAATGTTAATGTTTATGCTAATGCTAATGCTAAAGCTAATGTTTATGCTAATGCTAATGTTAATGTTTATGCTAATGTTTATGCTAATGCTAATGTTAATGCTAATGTCAATGTTAATGTTTATGCTAATGTTAATGCTAATGTTTATGCGTATGCTTATGCTAATGTTTATGCTAATACTAATATTTATGCTAACGCTAATGCTAATGTTAATGCTAACGCTAATGCTAATGTTAATACTAACGCTAATATGTATGCTAACGCTAATGCTAATGTTAATGCTAACGCTAATGCTAATGTTAATGTTAATGTTAATGCTAATGTTAATGTTAATGCTAATGTTAATGTTAATGCTAATGTTAATGTTAATGTTAATGCCAATGCTAATGTTAATGTTAATGCTAATGTAAATGCTAATGTTAATGCTAAAT CTAATGTTTATGCTAATGTTAATGCTAATGTTTATGCGTATGCTTATGCTAATGTTTATGCTAATACTAATATTTATGCTAACGCTTATGTTAATGCTAACGCTAATGCTAATGTTAATGCTAACGCTAATATTTATGCTAACGCTAATGTTAATGCTAACGCTAATGCTAATGTTAATGCTAGTGTTAATGCTAATGTTAATGCTAATGTTAATGCTAATGTTAATGTTAATGCTAATGTTAATGTTAATGTTAATGCTAATGTTAATGCTAATGTTAATGCTAATGTTTATGCTAATGTTAATGTTTATGCTAATGTTTATGCTAATGCTAATGTTAATGCTAATGTTAATGCTAAATGCTAA